The Niastella koreensis GR20-10 genome includes a window with the following:
- a CDS encoding glycoside hydrolase family 32 protein has protein sequence MKAMLVFLTALLPVGIYSQSRPTYKEPYRPQYHFSPHHNWTNDPNGLVYYKGEYHLFYQYNPMGNTWGHMSWAHAVSKDLLHWQPLALAIPEDEKNMIFSGSCVVDKNNSSGFAQKPGQIPLIAVYTAHIIPDKSKPDDYMQTQHIAYSLDDGSTWTKYSGNPVLDLHKKDFRDPKVFWYERGKKWIMVTVLPNEHIVQFHGSPDLKTWTHLSDFGPAGDVSGIWECPDLLQVPVDGHTGKGKWVLMNSQQFTMQYFVGEFDGTVFHNENPADTILRPDYGPDFYAGITYNNLPAGQDPVLIGWANNWKYAQAIPTSPWRSAMSLPRSLQLKKTGNTWTLLQHPVKALKNLRGAVVEWKNKSTSSELVFPAKGQVLELDAELIPATAGNCGIRLAADDGLGIIISYNAATQQLSIDRSKTGNIHFDNQFAAVTSATARVPLQAGKLSLHAFLDKSILEVYANDGATVLTTQLFPAANLDGIVFFSEEGTTKILSTRVWALKSIWQ, from the coding sequence ATGAAAGCCATGTTGGTATTCTTAACAGCCCTGCTGCCTGTTGGTATTTATTCACAGAGCAGGCCAACTTATAAAGAACCCTATCGCCCGCAATATCATTTTTCCCCCCATCATAACTGGACGAACGACCCTAATGGCCTGGTTTATTATAAGGGTGAATACCATTTGTTTTATCAATACAATCCCATGGGTAATACCTGGGGCCATATGAGCTGGGCGCATGCGGTAAGTAAAGACCTGTTGCACTGGCAGCCGCTGGCGCTGGCTATTCCAGAAGATGAAAAGAACATGATCTTCAGCGGTAGTTGTGTGGTTGATAAAAACAACAGCAGCGGTTTCGCCCAAAAACCCGGACAAATTCCCCTGATAGCCGTATATACGGCACACATCATCCCCGATAAATCAAAACCAGATGACTATATGCAAACCCAGCACATTGCCTATAGTCTGGATGATGGCAGTACCTGGACAAAATATTCCGGCAACCCGGTGCTGGACCTGCATAAAAAAGACTTTCGCGACCCTAAAGTATTCTGGTACGAACGGGGTAAAAAATGGATCATGGTAACGGTGCTGCCCAATGAACACATCGTGCAGTTTCATGGTTCCCCCGATCTGAAAACCTGGACGCACCTGAGCGATTTTGGACCTGCCGGTGATGTCAGCGGCATTTGGGAATGTCCCGATCTGTTGCAGGTGCCCGTAGATGGACACACCGGCAAAGGCAAATGGGTGCTCATGAATTCACAACAATTCACCATGCAATACTTCGTGGGAGAATTTGATGGAACCGTTTTCCACAATGAAAACCCGGCCGATACCATCCTTCGCCCCGATTACGGCCCCGACTTTTACGCCGGTATTACTTATAACAACCTGCCGGCCGGCCAGGATCCGGTGCTGATAGGCTGGGCCAATAACTGGAAATATGCGCAGGCCATTCCTACCTCACCATGGCGAAGCGCCATGTCGCTACCCCGTTCGTTGCAGTTGAAGAAAACCGGCAATACCTGGACATTATTACAACATCCCGTTAAAGCGTTAAAAAACCTTCGGGGCGCTGTTGTTGAATGGAAAAATAAAAGCACCAGCAGTGAGTTGGTCTTCCCGGCCAAAGGCCAGGTATTGGAATTGGATGCAGAGCTTATTCCCGCCACCGCCGGCAATTGCGGCATCAGGCTGGCAGCAGACGATGGACTGGGTATTATTATAAGTTACAATGCCGCGACTCAGCAATTAAGTATCGACCGTTCCAAAACCGGTAATATTCATTTCGATAACCAGTTTGCCGCCGTTACCTCCGCTACGGCCCGGGTTCCTTTGCAGGCCGGGAAACTGAGCCTGCATGCCTTTTTAGATAAAAGTATTTTGGAAGTTTATGCCAATGACGGCGCTACGGTGCTTACCACCCAGCTTTTCCCCGCTGCCAACCTGGATGGGATCGTATTTTTTAGTGAAGAAGGCACCACCAAGATTTTATCAACCAGGGTATGGGCTCTTAAGTCGATCTGGCAATAA
- a CDS encoding peroxiredoxin, which yields MSYRILSIGSQFPAFKKKAVVSIEKGKEFMEITNDYAAAKGKWTVMFWWPKDFTFVCPTEIAEFNKKHSEFTDRDAVLIGASTDSEFVHAAWRRDHSDLRDLKFPMLADTSKSLAEELGILDQEEKVALRATFIIDPQGIVRWVSVYDLNVGRNVQEVVRVLDALQTDELCPCNWQKGQETLTEQLNMN from the coding sequence ATGAGTTACAGAATTTTGTCTATTGGAAGTCAGTTTCCGGCATTTAAGAAGAAAGCGGTTGTATCTATCGAGAAAGGAAAAGAATTTATGGAAATCACCAACGATTATGCTGCCGCTAAAGGCAAATGGACAGTGATGTTCTGGTGGCCTAAAGATTTCACGTTTGTATGTCCTACCGAAATCGCTGAATTCAATAAAAAACACAGCGAATTCACTGACAGAGATGCCGTTTTGATCGGCGCTTCAACCGATTCAGAATTTGTGCATGCAGCCTGGAGAAGAGATCACAGCGATCTGCGCGATCTGAAATTCCCCATGCTGGCGGATACTTCTAAATCACTGGCTGAAGAACTGGGAATTTTAGACCAGGAAGAAAAAGTGGCCCTGCGTGCTACTTTCATCATCGACCCACAAGGTATTGTACGCTGGGTAAGTGTGTACGATCTGAATGTTGGCCGTAACGTACAGGAAGTGGTTCGTGTACTGGATGCTTTGCAAACAGACGAACTGTGCCCCTGCAACTGGCAAAAAGGTCAGGAAACCCTGACTGAGCAGCTGAACATGAATTAA